The following are encoded in a window of Ruminiclostridium herbifermentans genomic DNA:
- a CDS encoding family 43 glycosylhydrolase, which produces MFKKRILSYFLIAVFIVELFSFLPEGKANADASLMLWYKFNEGTGTKVTDSSGNGRDGILYGNYSWIAAQNGSGAISLDGNSGYIRMPNGLLSGLTETTVSARIFVDPANITPSWIFTFGTTIDSKKDVNAHYFGFLLEPNVYRVMLAREHWSDEQNTRVSSAFSTGVWKYVTYTQKGTTGILYVDGVKVASNENVKYAPKDIESTVENFIGRAPYLEDKYFNGKVADFRLYNRALSQSEVVDISNILSADIVAMDKAELDLGDLSSVISKITLPTAGVNGSTITWQSSDTSIISTTGNVTRPKYPDTDKQVTLTATIARGNVKDTKVFNVTVKAILPGEDPIIELAKRQLSIPNANDIRGNITLPKSIVVDGVAVNLTWTTDRPDIVNVNEIINSGYDNTPAGVVTRPSQDTKVKLTAQLSRGTATGTTDLTITVKAKPKPISESDYKAYFFTYFTGTNRPDAEQIYFASSKDGLHWNELNNNNPVLTSTVGDKGVRDPYILRSPEGDKFYMVATDLRIANGKGWDHAGTYGSKSVVVWESNDLVNWSKERLVKVSRDDAGCTWAPEIVYDDKTGEYVMFWASRIGADNFSKFRIYIAKTRDFYTFTEPKLYIDRSNDVIDTTIIKHEGIYYRFSKDEVNKNIIIDKCDQLLNKNFVYLQSTSVESQRGVEGPAIFKFNGQNKWCLLLDYYGGSGYYPMVSTDISSGVFTKLNSSEYKLPTGPRHGTVMPITQAEYNAVMAKWGGMTFEEPQQKPVLEYKFDETKSGNAIADTSGNNRTGTLSGNATYVRDSEKNSQVLYLDGTTNTFAAFPQGFFDGRDTVTISMDIKPITVSGNFFTFTVGKDTNKYMFLRTRDTESRNAITINSFQNEQEVKATTAAIANKWMNIKLVITPTSMAIYKDGLMLGRNNNVSLSMSDLGTGLLAYLGKSFYSGDSYFKGYFDNVRVYNRALTETEIAKEFGIPNEPVKIISAEDVILKKEAGQLPELPSKVNVTYSNGTTGSAKVTWDAMVEPALNPSTGTITVEGTLYDNEYNNPLILNRADPCIYKHTDGYYYFTASYTDGSNGHNNVGMYQYDRIVLRRATTIQGLATAEEKVIYTKAPLGGNKSPHVWAPEIHFIDGNWYIYYTTTISSTDVWAIRPHVLMCPGNLDPMVKSNWQDKGLVKKTNSSDMAFTGFSLDETVFEHNGKLYMIWAQNDPNSNLYIARMKDPYTIETNAVKIAEPTYDWELHAYKVNEGPSVIKRNGKIFVAYSASGTDALYCIGLLTASDTSDLLNPKSWVKTPYPVMTLNTEAGQYGPGHNTFTVSEDGSEDILVYHARQEEKYISGSYEPLYDAGRHTRVQKLFWNSDGTPNFGSPFADGKVKSEVRVKATIIVNAANDDIVGDYNGDKAVDSIDFALLKQYLLGMRDSFDVKDVMYVGDLNRDGEINAIDLAILKGYLLGVYDKLPYER; this is translated from the coding sequence ATGTTCAAAAAGCGAATTTTGTCTTATTTTCTAATTGCCGTGTTCATTGTTGAACTATTTTCTTTTTTACCTGAAGGAAAAGCAAATGCTGATGCTAGTTTGATGCTTTGGTACAAGTTTAACGAGGGAACTGGCACAAAAGTAACCGATTCTTCTGGAAATGGAAGAGATGGAATTTTGTATGGTAACTACAGCTGGATAGCTGCACAGAATGGTTCTGGCGCAATTTCGCTAGATGGTAACTCAGGGTATATAAGAATGCCCAATGGATTATTATCAGGGCTGACAGAAACAACGGTTAGTGCAAGAATTTTTGTTGACCCGGCTAACATTACCCCATCTTGGATATTCACTTTTGGTACTACTATAGATTCCAAAAAAGACGTAAACGCACATTATTTTGGTTTCTTGCTAGAACCTAATGTATACAGGGTTATGCTTGCAAGAGAACATTGGAGTGACGAACAAAACACTAGAGTAAGTTCGGCATTCAGCACAGGAGTATGGAAGTATGTTACATATACTCAAAAAGGAACTACAGGTATTCTTTATGTTGATGGGGTTAAAGTGGCATCTAATGAAAATGTCAAATATGCTCCTAAAGATATCGAGTCTACAGTAGAAAATTTTATTGGAAGAGCACCTTATCTTGAGGATAAGTATTTTAATGGTAAAGTGGCTGATTTTAGACTTTACAACAGAGCACTAAGCCAGTCAGAGGTTGTTGATATTAGTAATATCTTATCGGCTGATATCGTTGCAATGGATAAAGCTGAGCTAGACCTTGGAGATTTAAGTTCTGTTATTTCAAAAATCACTTTGCCAACAGCAGGAGTAAATGGAAGTACTATTACCTGGCAATCATCAGATACAAGTATTATTTCAACAACAGGTAATGTTACTCGCCCTAAATATCCTGATACAGATAAGCAAGTCACACTTACAGCCACAATTGCAAGAGGAAATGTAAAAGATACTAAGGTATTTAATGTAACGGTAAAAGCAATATTGCCAGGAGAAGACCCAATTATTGAATTGGCAAAAAGGCAGCTTTCCATTCCTAATGCAAATGATATACGTGGAAATATAACATTGCCTAAATCAATTGTTGTGGACGGAGTTGCGGTTAATTTAACTTGGACAACTGACAGACCTGATATTGTTAATGTAAATGAAATAATTAATTCAGGTTATGATAACACACCTGCTGGTGTTGTTACAAGACCAAGCCAAGACACCAAAGTAAAACTAACAGCGCAACTTTCTAGAGGAACTGCAACTGGTACAACAGATTTAACTATTACTGTTAAGGCTAAGCCAAAGCCTATAAGTGAATCAGATTATAAGGCATATTTCTTTACATATTTTACTGGCACTAATAGACCAGATGCAGAGCAGATATACTTTGCTTCAAGTAAAGATGGACTTCATTGGAATGAACTGAATAATAACAATCCAGTATTGACTTCAACCGTTGGAGATAAAGGTGTACGTGATCCGTATATCTTGAGATCACCTGAAGGTGATAAGTTCTATATGGTAGCAACAGACCTGAGAATAGCAAATGGCAAGGGCTGGGATCATGCCGGAACATACGGAAGTAAATCTGTTGTTGTTTGGGAATCCAATGATTTAGTGAACTGGTCTAAAGAAAGGCTGGTTAAGGTTTCAAGAGATGATGCAGGCTGTACGTGGGCTCCTGAAATTGTATACGATGATAAAACAGGAGAATATGTGATGTTCTGGGCATCTAGAATAGGAGCAGATAACTTTAGTAAGTTTAGAATATATATAGCAAAAACAAGAGACTTCTACACCTTTACCGAACCAAAGCTATATATTGACAGAAGTAATGATGTAATAGATACAACCATCATCAAGCATGAAGGTATATATTACAGATTTTCAAAGGATGAGGTAAATAAAAACATTATAATAGATAAATGTGACCAGTTACTGAATAAGAATTTCGTATATTTGCAATCAACTAGTGTTGAAAGTCAGAGAGGTGTTGAAGGCCCAGCAATATTCAAGTTTAACGGTCAGAACAAATGGTGTCTACTATTAGACTACTATGGAGGCAGCGGTTACTATCCAATGGTATCCACAGACATTTCTTCAGGTGTGTTTACAAAATTGAACTCTTCAGAGTACAAGTTGCCAACTGGGCCTCGTCATGGAACAGTAATGCCTATAACACAGGCAGAATACAATGCTGTAATGGCAAAATGGGGTGGTATGACTTTTGAGGAGCCACAACAAAAGCCAGTACTAGAATATAAATTTGATGAAACAAAGTCAGGAAATGCAATAGCTGATACATCAGGTAATAATAGAACTGGTACATTAAGTGGAAACGCAACTTATGTAAGGGACTCTGAGAAAAATTCTCAAGTATTATATCTAGATGGAACAACAAATACTTTTGCTGCATTTCCTCAGGGCTTCTTTGATGGCAGAGACACTGTAACTATTTCAATGGACATTAAGCCCATAACAGTATCAGGTAATTTCTTTACCTTTACAGTGGGAAAAGATACTAATAAATACATGTTCCTTAGAACTAGAGATACTGAAAGCAGAAATGCCATAACAATAAATTCATTTCAAAACGAACAAGAAGTTAAAGCCACAACAGCAGCAATAGCAAACAAGTGGATGAATATAAAGCTGGTAATAACGCCTACTAGTATGGCAATTTATAAGGATGGCTTAATGCTTGGCAGAAACAATAATGTATCCTTATCAATGTCGGATTTAGGTACAGGGCTGCTGGCTTATTTAGGTAAATCCTTCTATTCAGGAGATTCATACTTTAAAGGCTATTTTGACAATGTAAGAGTATACAACCGTGCATTAACAGAAACAGAAATTGCAAAAGAATTTGGCATTCCAAACGAGCCAGTTAAAATTATAAGTGCTGAAGATGTAATTCTTAAAAAGGAAGCAGGTCAATTACCTGAATTGCCTTCAAAAGTTAATGTAACTTACAGCAATGGTACTACAGGAAGTGCTAAGGTAACATGGGATGCTATGGTTGAGCCTGCTCTAAATCCAAGCACTGGAACTATAACTGTAGAAGGAACACTATATGATAATGAGTATAACAATCCGCTTATATTAAACAGGGCAGATCCTTGTATATACAAGCATACAGATGGCTATTATTACTTTACTGCTTCTTATACAGACGGTTCAAACGGACATAACAATGTTGGAATGTACCAATATGACAGAATTGTACTTAGAAGAGCAACCACTATTCAAGGACTTGCCACTGCAGAAGAAAAAGTAATATATACAAAGGCTCCACTTGGCGGAAATAAGAGTCCGCATGTTTGGGCTCCTGAAATACACTTTATCGACGGCAATTGGTATATCTACTATACAACTACAATATCCAGCACTGATGTTTGGGCAATACGTCCTCATGTATTGATGTGCCCAGGAAATTTAGACCCAATGGTAAAGAGTAACTGGCAGGACAAGGGTCTTGTTAAGAAAACAAATTCTTCAGACATGGCATTTACTGGCTTCTCTCTGGATGAAACTGTTTTTGAGCATAACGGAAAACTGTATATGATTTGGGCACAAAATGATCCTAACTCAAACCTATATATTGCAAGAATGAAGGACCCATACACAATTGAAACTAATGCTGTTAAAATTGCAGAACCAACCTACGATTGGGAATTACATGCTTACAAGGTAAACGAAGGACCAAGTGTAATTAAAAGAAATGGAAAAATATTCGTTGCATATTCTGCAAGCGGAACAGATGCGCTATATTGCATAGGACTTCTTACAGCTTCTGATACCAGCGATTTATTAAATCCTAAATCATGGGTGAAGACACCTTATCCAGTAATGACCTTAAATACAGAGGCAGGCCAATACGGACCAGGACACAATACCTTTACAGTATCAGAGGATGGCAGTGAAGATATTCTTGTATACCACGCACGTCAAGAAGAAAAATATATATCTGGCAGCTATGAACCTCTATATGATGCAGGCAGACACACTCGTGTTCAAAAATTATTCTGGAACAGTGACGGCACACCAAACTTTGGTTCACCATTTGCTGACGGAAAAGTGAAATCAGAAGTAAGAGTTAAAGCAACAATTATAGTAAATGCTGCTAATGATGATATAGTAGGTGATTATAATGGTGACAAAGCAGTTGATTCAATTGATTTTGCATTGTTAAAACAGTACCTGCTGGGTATGCGAGACAGCTTTGACGTAAAAGATGTAATGTATGTTGGAGACTTGAATAGAGATGGCGAAATAAATGCTATTGACTTGGCAATTCTCAAAGGTTACTTGTTGGGGGTATATGATAAGCTGCCTTATGAGAGGTAG
- a CDS encoding C40 family peptidase, whose translation MKKIIAAALVAVFVTISASSANAEYYVKKGDTMAKIAKQFNMSLADLISLNPHIENPNKIDVNDYIIVRTKDQKKRDLVDYARSLQSVTAYKYGGNNPPYSTDCSGWTQHIYKKFGVNLPRVSSEQARTGQPMTFKQLQLGDLMFFSTRADKVITHVGIYIGNDLWISNLNEEKDVQILSTWGTWCQKYFLWGARHNL comes from the coding sequence GTGAAAAAAATAATAGCAGCGGCATTAGTAGCAGTTTTTGTAACCATTTCTGCGTCATCTGCTAATGCTGAATATTATGTTAAAAAGGGCGACACAATGGCAAAGATCGCCAAGCAATTTAATATGAGTTTAGCAGATTTAATTTCCTTAAATCCACATATTGAGAATCCAAACAAGATTGACGTAAATGATTATATTATTGTAAGAACAAAAGATCAAAAGAAAAGAGATTTAGTAGACTATGCACGTTCACTTCAATCTGTTACTGCTTACAAATACGGTGGAAATAATCCTCCATATTCAACTGATTGCAGTGGTTGGACACAGCATATATATAAAAAGTTTGGAGTAAATTTACCAAGAGTCAGCAGTGAACAGGCAAGAACAGGGCAGCCTATGACCTTTAAGCAGCTTCAGCTTGGGGATTTAATGTTCTTTTCCACAAGAGCTGATAAGGTTATTACTCATGTAGGAATATATATTGGAAATGATTTATGGATTTCTAACTTAAATGAAGAAAAGGATGTACAAATTTTAAGCACTTGGGGTACTTGGTGCCAAAAATATTTTCTTTGGGGAGCAAGGCATAATTTATAA
- a CDS encoding family 43 glycosylhydrolase, translating into MFNKIKKIFAAAFISSAILLSSASVSFADYPIFSQRYTADPTGVEYNGRLYLYMSHDNDGQENYIISDITCISTDDMKNWTDHGEVFTPSKDCSWGATKSWAPQIVYRNNKFYLYYGNGGSAIGVAVSDSPTGPFKDVRTKPLVDSNTPGVMPANNMWLFDPGVFVDDDGQAYMYFGGNGESNIRVIKLGNDMVSTVGSAQTMTAPLFFEASYMHKYKGKYYFTYSSNFSKGAATIEYMMSDKPTTGFVHKGTVLPNPPDNSGNNNHHSIFTFKDNWYIAYHNRYVAMQNKVDTTYQRNVCIDRLEYNSDGTIKKVTITKDGLQQLKYVDPYVKNLAVTMAEQSGIETEECGEGGRNLAFIENGDWIRVRGVDFGDGAKSFEARVASNTKGGNIELRLDSPTGKLVGTLEVPSTGGWQTYETKTCAVSGATGVHDLYLRFTGGSDYLLNVSWWKFNAATTQPTVIYGDVNGDKIVDALDFATLKQYLMGSITDFPAENGKLAADVNLDNAVDAIDFANLKQYLLGSIPSLPVK; encoded by the coding sequence ATGTTTAATAAAATCAAGAAAATTTTTGCAGCTGCTTTTATAAGTAGTGCTATATTGCTTTCTTCAGCATCAGTTAGTTTTGCAGACTATCCAATATTCTCTCAGCGTTATACAGCAGACCCTACTGGAGTTGAGTATAACGGAAGACTTTACCTTTATATGTCACATGATAATGATGGTCAAGAAAATTACATAATTTCTGATATTACATGTATATCAACTGATGATATGAAGAACTGGACAGACCATGGTGAAGTTTTTACTCCATCTAAAGATTGCAGTTGGGGAGCAACTAAGTCATGGGCACCTCAAATAGTTTATCGTAATAATAAGTTCTATTTGTATTATGGTAATGGCGGAAGTGCTATCGGTGTTGCTGTAAGTGATAGCCCAACAGGTCCTTTTAAAGATGTAAGAACTAAGCCTTTAGTAGATTCTAACACTCCTGGAGTTATGCCTGCAAACAATATGTGGTTATTTGACCCAGGTGTATTTGTAGATGATGACGGACAAGCTTATATGTATTTCGGAGGAAATGGTGAAAGTAATATAAGAGTTATCAAGTTAGGCAATGATATGGTAAGTACTGTTGGTTCTGCTCAAACAATGACAGCTCCACTATTCTTTGAAGCTTCATACATGCATAAGTATAAAGGAAAGTACTATTTTACATATTCAAGTAACTTCTCAAAAGGTGCGGCTACTATTGAATATATGATGAGTGATAAACCTACAACAGGTTTCGTGCATAAGGGTACAGTATTACCTAATCCACCTGATAACAGCGGTAACAATAACCATCATTCAATATTTACATTTAAAGATAATTGGTATATTGCATATCATAATAGATATGTAGCAATGCAAAATAAAGTTGACACAACATATCAAAGAAATGTTTGTATAGACCGTCTAGAATATAATTCTGATGGTACTATAAAGAAAGTTACAATCACAAAAGACGGTTTACAACAGTTAAAATACGTAGATCCATATGTAAAGAATTTAGCAGTAACTATGGCTGAGCAAAGTGGTATTGAAACAGAAGAATGCGGTGAAGGCGGACGTAATCTTGCATTTATTGAAAATGGAGACTGGATTAGAGTGAGAGGCGTCGATTTTGGCGATGGCGCTAAAAGTTTTGAGGCTAGAGTAGCAAGTAACACTAAAGGAGGAAATATAGAGCTTCGTTTAGACAGCCCAACAGGAAAATTGGTTGGTACTTTAGAAGTACCATCAACTGGTGGTTGGCAAACTTATGAAACTAAAACTTGTGCTGTTAGTGGTGCAACAGGTGTACATGATTTATACCTCAGATTCACAGGTGGAAGCGATTACCTCCTCAATGTAAGTTGGTGGAAATTTAATGCAGCAACAACACAACCTACTGTTATTTATGGAGATGTAAATGGAGATAAAATCGTTGATGCTCTAGATTTTGCTACACTAAAACAATATCTAATGGGTAGCATTACTGATTTCCCAGCTGAGAATGGAAAATTAGCTGCAGATGTAAATTTAGACAATGCTGTTGATGCTATTGACTTTGCAAATCTTAAACAGTATTTACTTGGAAGTATCCCTTCGCTTCCAGTAAAATAA
- a CDS encoding glycosyl hydrolase 53 family protein, with amino-acid sequence MKRRVFGIILSLSIFISMTVLPQDIKATDISSSFSALSNSTITLNERQLNANTSITTYGDINNDGNIDAIDYALLKKHLLGSDSQGINLSAADVNVDGQIDAIDFAILKSYLMKIIYSLPTGKPANKVFTNTGFEDGSINGWTLGSKNTTGATYASSRASRTGRYQLSCYAESNYVSDIYQDVTGLQPGYYYITCYVQNGGNQNSAYLYAHGTGQNKCMTAIPVTNALNTENSQQYGWTLVTVRGVQVGADGNIRIGFYSDANAKNWVNLDDFTINRESNQSQQKKFYVGGDISELTYVEDMGAKFYDSNGKEQDAVKLLADNGWNIARLRLYNNPGKGRGDGKYYLKENYLNLEDILRLAKRAKNANMAIQLTLHYSDFWTNGLTQNIPTDWKSQIAGLSTQDAVAKLENLVYNYTKSVMQQMAAQGTIPETVSLGNEIQAGMLYPYGSYNNFANLGRFINAGYTAVKEVSPNTKVILHLDDAGNSDKYIWFFDNCKTYNIKYDIIGASYYPYYTGITANKVVDFCNKICARYNKDIIIMETGYNFNKYLPNGYEGQLKNNGAYENYYESSPNGQRDFLLELFNALKNVKDGRCIGDIYWDPVMVEQNGVGWAIVEATNKADTNVVANTTLFDFNHVILPAINAYKYNN; translated from the coding sequence TTGAAAAGAAGAGTTTTTGGAATAATACTATCATTAAGTATATTCATTTCAATGACTGTTTTACCCCAAGATATAAAGGCAACAGATATTAGTTCTTCATTCAGCGCATTGTCAAATTCCACTATCACATTAAATGAAAGGCAATTAAATGCTAATACCTCTATTACTACATATGGCGACATAAACAATGATGGAAATATTGATGCTATTGATTATGCTTTATTAAAAAAACATTTATTAGGCAGCGATTCTCAGGGGATAAATCTATCAGCTGCTGATGTAAATGTTGATGGTCAGATAGATGCTATTGATTTCGCAATACTAAAAAGCTATTTAATGAAAATAATTTATTCTCTTCCTACAGGTAAACCTGCTAATAAAGTATTTACTAATACCGGCTTTGAGGATGGCAGTATTAATGGATGGACATTAGGCTCTAAAAATACAACAGGTGCTACTTATGCATCTTCAAGAGCATCTCGTACAGGGCGTTATCAATTATCTTGTTATGCTGAATCCAATTATGTATCGGATATTTATCAAGACGTTACAGGACTGCAGCCGGGTTACTATTATATAACCTGCTACGTTCAAAATGGTGGAAACCAGAACAGTGCATATCTTTATGCACACGGAACAGGACAAAATAAATGCATGACAGCTATTCCAGTAACAAATGCTTTAAATACCGAGAACTCACAGCAATATGGATGGACCTTAGTTACAGTTAGAGGAGTCCAAGTTGGTGCAGACGGTAATATTAGAATTGGCTTCTATAGTGATGCCAACGCAAAAAATTGGGTAAATCTTGATGATTTTACTATCAATAGAGAAAGCAATCAGTCACAGCAAAAGAAGTTCTACGTGGGAGGAGATATTTCTGAATTAACCTATGTAGAAGATATGGGAGCTAAGTTTTATGATTCAAACGGAAAAGAGCAGGATGCAGTTAAGCTATTAGCGGATAATGGTTGGAATATTGCGAGACTTAGATTATATAATAATCCTGGAAAGGGTCGCGGAGATGGTAAATATTATTTAAAGGAAAATTATCTGAACCTTGAGGATATCTTAAGATTGGCAAAGCGCGCAAAAAATGCAAATATGGCTATTCAGCTTACTTTACATTATAGTGATTTTTGGACTAATGGTTTGACTCAGAATATTCCTACAGATTGGAAATCACAAATCGCAGGATTATCCACTCAAGACGCAGTAGCTAAACTAGAAAATTTGGTTTATAACTATACAAAAAGTGTTATGCAGCAAATGGCAGCACAAGGCACAATACCTGAAACAGTATCCCTTGGAAATGAAATACAGGCAGGCATGCTATATCCATATGGCAGCTACAATAACTTTGCTAATTTAGGAAGGTTTATTAATGCAGGATATACGGCAGTAAAAGAGGTAAGTCCTAATACAAAAGTAATACTTCATTTAGACGATGCTGGTAATTCTGACAAATACATATGGTTCTTTGATAACTGTAAAACTTACAATATAAAGTACGATATTATAGGTGCTTCATATTATCCTTATTATACGGGCATTACAGCAAACAAAGTAGTTGATTTCTGTAACAAGATTTGTGCCAGATATAATAAAGATATTATAATCATGGAAACAGGATATAACTTTAATAAATATTTGCCTAATGGATATGAGGGACAGCTAAAAAATAATGGTGCATATGAAAATTATTATGAAAGTTCACCAAATGGTCAAAGAGACTTTTTGCTGGAATTATTTAATGCTTTGAAGAATGTAAAAGATGGAAGATGTATCGGAGACATTTACTGGGACCCTGTAATGGTAGAACAAAATGGTGTGGGCTGGGCTATTGTTGAGGCAACTAATAAAGCAGATACAAATGTTGTAGCTAATACAACGCTATTTGATTTTAATCATGTAATTTTACCAGCAATAAATGCTTATAAATATAATAATTGA
- a CDS encoding GntR family transcriptional regulator, protein MQSRNNQPKYYMLMEHLKEEILMGRIMPGEQIPSENTLTETHKLSRHTVRKAISMLVNEGYLYTEHGRGTFCLSRSSKRNDSKNIGVIMTYISEYIFPRVIEGIERVLSNNKYSIILKNTSNILNNEALYFEDLLSKDIEGLIIEPTKSALFSNNLKFYEAFDKHNIPYVFLHGDYRELEGKSKVVLDDVAGMYSVVEYLAKLGHKNIVGIFKADDTQGIDRHRGYAKALTDTGLPYDPDSVIWYHTEEQEIKPFAIIKQMLEEKRNIDAIACYNDEIAFKMFPLLNKLGLKVPDDISITGFDDSFLSENCPVKLTTVSHPKEVLGEEAAKILLQLINDKNYKNNPIQKIIIPKLIIKDSCRKR, encoded by the coding sequence GTGCAAAGTAGAAATAATCAACCTAAGTATTATATGCTTATGGAACATTTAAAAGAAGAGATATTAATGGGAAGGATAATGCCCGGAGAGCAAATACCATCAGAAAATACACTTACTGAAACACATAAATTAAGTCGACATACTGTAAGAAAAGCTATATCAATGCTAGTAAATGAAGGCTATCTTTATACCGAACATGGTCGAGGAACTTTTTGCCTAAGCAGAAGCAGTAAGAGAAATGATTCCAAAAATATTGGTGTTATAATGACATATATTTCAGAATATATTTTTCCAAGAGTTATAGAAGGTATAGAGAGAGTACTATCAAACAATAAGTATAGCATTATTTTGAAAAATACAAGTAATATTTTAAATAATGAAGCTCTTTATTTTGAAGACCTCTTAAGTAAGGATATTGAAGGATTGATTATTGAGCCTACAAAGAGCGCACTTTTTTCTAATAATCTTAAATTTTATGAAGCTTTTGATAAGCATAATATTCCTTATGTGTTTTTACATGGTGACTACAGAGAGTTAGAAGGTAAATCTAAAGTAGTATTAGATGATGTTGCAGGTATGTATTCTGTAGTGGAGTACCTTGCTAAGCTAGGACATAAGAATATTGTTGGAATTTTTAAAGCAGATGATACTCAGGGCATAGACAGACATAGAGGCTATGCAAAAGCATTAACCGATACTGGGCTGCCATATGACCCAGATTCAGTTATATGGTATCATACTGAAGAGCAAGAAATAAAACCATTTGCCATAATTAAGCAAATGCTTGAAGAAAAAAGAAATATAGATGCAATTGCTTGTTATAATGATGAAATTGCTTTTAAAATGTTTCCATTACTTAATAAATTAGGACTAAAAGTACCCGATGATATTTCAATTACTGGGTTTGATGATTCTTTCTTATCTGAGAATTGTCCTGTGAAGCTTACTACCGTTAGTCATCCAAAAGAAGTATTAGGGGAAGAGGCAGCAAAGATACTTTTACAGTTAATTAATGATAAAAACTACAAGAATAATCCTATACAAAAGATAATTATACCTAAACTTATTATAAAAGACTCATGCAGAAAAAGATAG
- a CDS encoding dockerin type I domain-containing protein, with the protein MNYTVIEPPEDTEAPTAPTDFTCSYLTNSTISLSWTEAKDNVCVAGYNIYDGSKLISASKTTQCIITGLSEYTSHRLTVKSKDVFGNLSAASNEIILTPKVAFKLGDIIMDGEINSIDLSALKAYLIGIITELDSKEAADTNRDGFIDALDYAALIMYLLGSIDFLPSK; encoded by the coding sequence ATGAATTATACTGTAATTGAGCCTCCAGAAGATACTGAAGCACCAACTGCGCCTACAGATTTTACGTGTTCTTATCTTACCAATTCAACAATTAGCTTGTCTTGGACAGAAGCTAAAGATAATGTATGTGTAGCAGGTTATAATATTTATGATGGTTCTAAACTAATTTCTGCTAGTAAAACTACCCAATGTATTATAACTGGTTTATCAGAATACACTTCTCATAGACTAACTGTAAAATCAAAGGATGTATTTGGTAATTTATCGGCTGCAAGTAATGAAATAATTTTGACTCCCAAAGTCGCTTTCAAATTAGGTGATATTATTATGGATGGGGAGATAAATTCAATTGATTTATCGGCTTTGAAAGCATACCTAATTGGAATAATAACTGAATTAGATAGTAAGGAAGCTGCTGATACTAATAGAGATGGCTTCATTGACGCACTTGACTATGCTGCTCTTATAATGTATCTTTTAGGCTCAATTGATTTTTTACCATCGAAATAA
- a CDS encoding precorrin-2 dehydrogenase/sirohydrochlorin ferrochelatase family protein produces MFPLFINLNNKKCVVIGGGEVASRKVEVLLRYKADLTVIAPEFNPTLIDLEINKKIKLIKREYSEGDIDTAALIVAATSSPMVNERVYRDAVKSNIPVNVVDNPYKCTFFFPSVVNRGDLTIGISTSGKYPALAKKIRKVTEKYITEDYSEIVSLLADFRLWVSHSNLSKKEREKILAQVLDEFYDKGNIKPQALLDILLNYKSKLSIRNSNA; encoded by the coding sequence ATGTTCCCGTTGTTTATAAATCTTAATAACAAAAAATGTGTTGTTATTGGAGGGGGAGAGGTGGCTTCAAGAAAAGTTGAAGTTTTGCTAAGGTATAAAGCTGATTTAACTGTAATTGCTCCTGAATTTAATCCGACACTTATTGACTTAGAAATTAATAAAAAAATTAAATTGATAAAAAGAGAATATAGTGAAGGGGACATTGATACCGCAGCATTAATAGTTGCAGCTACATCTTCACCCATGGTAAATGAGCGTGTTTACAGGGATGCAGTTAAAAGTAATATACCTGTCAATGTGGTTGATAACCCATATAAATGTACATTTTTCTTTCCTTCTGTAGTAAATAGAGGTGATTTAACAATTGGAATTTCTACTTCAGGGAAGTATCCAGCACTTGCGAAAAAAATCAGGAAGGTAACAGAAAAATATATCACTGAGGACTATTCAGAAATTGTTAGTCTTCTTGCTGATTTCAGACTGTGGGTTAGTCACAGTAATCTTAGTAAAAAAGAAAGAGAAAAAATACTTGCCCAGGTTTTAGATGAATTTTATGACAAAGGGAATATTAAACCTCAAGCACTACTAGATATACTTTTAAACTATAAATCAAAATTATCCATAAGAAACAGTAATGCTTAG